The following proteins are encoded in a genomic region of Sphingopyxis sp. YF1:
- a CDS encoding pyruvate dehydrogenase complex dihydrolipoamide acetyltransferase — MPIELKMPALSPTMEEGTLAKWLVKEGDTVKSGDLLAEIETDKATMEFEAVDEGVISQILVAEGSDNVKVGTVIAVIAGEDEDAGAAKAAPAVKEEAPRAAEPAKTVAPAKAGAAPVSAPTPAVPAFAGTTDDGERIKASPLAKRIAAEMGIDLSTITGSGPGGRIVKDDLEGAPAVAPAAAAAAPAATAAVPAAAPAPAAAGPIPDFGIPHEDEKLSGMRKTIARRLSQSMQEAPHIYLTVDIRLDALLKLRGELNASLEGRGVKLSVNDMLIKALAVALERVPACNVSFGGDVMRRYQRADISVAVSIPGGLITPIITDAGGKSMSKISTEMAELAARAKEGKLQPQEYQGGTASISNMGMMGIKQFTAVINPPQAMIMAIGAGEKRPYIVDDALSVATVMTATGSFDHRAIDGADGALLMKTFKELVESPLGLVA; from the coding sequence ATGCCGATCGAACTCAAAATGCCCGCGCTTTCGCCGACGATGGAAGAGGGCACGCTCGCCAAGTGGCTGGTCAAGGAGGGCGATACGGTGAAGTCGGGCGACCTGCTCGCCGAGATCGAGACCGACAAGGCGACGATGGAGTTCGAAGCGGTCGACGAGGGGGTGATCAGCCAGATCCTCGTCGCCGAGGGCAGCGACAATGTGAAGGTCGGGACCGTGATCGCGGTGATTGCGGGCGAGGATGAGGACGCGGGCGCGGCGAAGGCGGCTCCGGCGGTGAAGGAAGAAGCGCCCAGGGCGGCCGAGCCCGCCAAAACCGTCGCCCCAGCGAAAGCTGGGGCCGCTCCCGTCAGTGCACCCACGCCAGCGGTCCCAGCTTTCGCTGGGACGACGGACGATGGCGAGCGCATCAAGGCGAGCCCGCTCGCCAAGCGGATCGCCGCCGAAATGGGCATCGACCTGTCGACCATCACGGGCAGCGGCCCCGGCGGCCGCATCGTCAAGGACGACCTCGAGGGCGCCCCGGCGGTCGCGCCCGCTGCTGCGGCTGCAGCTCCGGCCGCGACCGCCGCCGTACCGGCGGCCGCTCCGGCGCCCGCCGCGGCCGGACCGATCCCCGATTTCGGTATCCCGCACGAGGACGAGAAGCTCAGCGGCATGCGCAAGACGATCGCGCGCCGCCTGAGCCAGTCGATGCAGGAAGCGCCGCATATCTACCTGACGGTCGACATCCGCCTCGACGCGCTGCTCAAATTGCGCGGCGAGCTCAACGCCAGCCTCGAGGGGCGCGGCGTCAAGCTCAGCGTCAACGACATGCTGATCAAGGCGCTCGCGGTCGCGCTCGAGCGCGTGCCGGCGTGCAACGTCAGCTTCGGCGGCGACGTGATGCGCCGCTACCAGCGCGCCGACATTTCGGTCGCGGTGAGCATCCCCGGCGGGCTGATCACTCCAATCATCACCGACGCCGGCGGCAAGTCGATGTCGAAGATCTCGACCGAAATGGCCGAACTCGCGGCGCGCGCCAAGGAAGGGAAGCTCCAGCCGCAGGAATATCAGGGCGGTACCGCCAGCATCTCGAACATGGGGATGATGGGGATCAAGCAGTTCACCGCGGTGATCAACCCGCCGCAGGCGATGATCATGGCGATCGGCGCGGGCGAGAAGCGGCCGTACATCGTCGACGACGCCCTGTCGGTCGCGACCGTCATGACCGCCACCGGCAGCTTCGACCACCGCGCGATCGACGGCGCCGACGGCGCGCTGCTGATGAAGACCTTCAAGGAACTGGTGGAAAGCCCGCTGGGGCTGGTGGCCTAA
- a CDS encoding universal stress protein — protein MRTYLVVIDDSPEAALALRFAARRAVRTGGGVAVLAIVPPQDFVAFGGVQATIEAEAREHAEELVAAAAATIAQEGNVTPQIMVRTGKPAEVVREVIAGDAEIAALVLATAASGAPGPLVAHFTGQDAGGLPCPVMLVPGGIDIARLDALS, from the coding sequence ATGCGGACCTATCTGGTGGTGATCGACGACAGCCCGGAAGCGGCGCTGGCGCTGCGCTTCGCGGCGCGCCGCGCCGTGCGCACCGGCGGCGGGGTCGCGGTACTCGCGATCGTCCCGCCGCAGGATTTCGTCGCTTTCGGCGGCGTCCAGGCGACGATCGAGGCCGAGGCGCGCGAACATGCCGAAGAACTCGTCGCCGCGGCGGCCGCGACGATCGCGCAGGAGGGCAATGTCACCCCGCAGATCATGGTACGGACGGGCAAGCCCGCAGAAGTGGTGCGCGAAGTGATCGCGGGCGATGCCGAGATCGCGGCGCTGGTGCTCGCGACCGCGGCGTCGGGCGCGCCCGGACCGCTGGTTGCGCATTTCACCGGTCAGGATGCCGGCGGTCTGCCGTGCCCGGTGATGCTCGTGCCCGGCGGCATCGACATCGCGCGGCTCGACGCGCTGAGCTGA
- a CDS encoding VacB/RNase II family 3'-5' exoribonuclease encodes MKKPKPQPGLPSREQVMRFIADSPGAIGKREIAKHFGLHGAEKIALKALLKDMTDEGLVDMAPGRAFHKHGGLPRVTVLRVAAIEGDAVWAVPDRWEGAGPPPRLRVMEKGRRSALGVGERILARTEERGNGHVAHPMKTLQSSAELVIGVLVADTGPGGKPMTWLRPADKRARFDFAVGDMGDAAIGDLVRAELTGRGPATKAKVIERIGDPFAPKALSMIAIARHEIPHVFGAETLAEAETGAKLPLTPDGREDLRDLPIVAIDPIDARDHDDAVWAAPDEDAGNKGGFRAIVAIADVSFYVRPDGALDREARRRGNSVYFPDRVVPMLPETLSAGVCSLKAGEDRAAMACHLVIDRHGKVTSWRFTRALVRLRANIAYEHAQAAYDKSTSPRRKPGPQAVGQDASDPSLRWDDDIIPALQNLWACWALLAKARAARSPLDLDLPERQVILDEAGGIAEIRVRERLDSMRLIEDYMIAANVAAAKALEAKKSPVMYRIHEPPSREKLVSLKEYLETFDQSFALGQVITPAVFNRLIDGFSEDDRLPEIMQAILRSQTQAYYGPANAGHFGLALGSYAHFTSPIRRYADLIVHRALVDGYRLEVPGKAKDLPARTGLGEADAKGLSRIGEAISALERRAMEAERETIDRYVAAYLANKTGEIVAARITGVQPFGFFATVDGLGGDGLVPVSTLGNERFFYDEAARSLDSEHGRVSYTVGQRLDLRLMEANPVSGALRFELPDAPEGGFRNRPVRRDGAKKDKAGKHMVGKRGRPANIKHKGKRR; translated from the coding sequence ATGAAAAAGCCCAAGCCGCAGCCCGGTCTTCCCTCGCGCGAACAGGTCATGCGCTTTATCGCAGACAGCCCCGGAGCGATCGGCAAGCGCGAGATCGCCAAGCATTTCGGGCTGCACGGCGCCGAGAAGATCGCGCTCAAGGCGCTGCTCAAGGACATGACCGACGAGGGGCTGGTCGACATGGCCCCGGGGCGGGCGTTCCACAAGCATGGCGGATTGCCGCGCGTCACGGTGCTGCGCGTCGCGGCGATCGAGGGCGATGCCGTGTGGGCGGTGCCCGACCGCTGGGAGGGCGCGGGGCCGCCGCCGCGGCTGCGCGTGATGGAGAAGGGGCGGCGCAGTGCCCTCGGCGTCGGCGAACGCATTCTTGCGCGCACCGAGGAGCGCGGTAACGGCCATGTCGCGCATCCGATGAAGACATTGCAGTCGAGCGCCGAGCTGGTGATCGGGGTGCTCGTCGCCGACACCGGTCCGGGCGGCAAGCCGATGACCTGGCTGCGCCCCGCCGACAAGCGCGCGCGTTTCGACTTCGCGGTCGGCGACATGGGCGATGCGGCGATCGGCGACCTCGTCCGCGCCGAACTGACCGGGCGCGGCCCGGCGACCAAGGCCAAGGTGATCGAGCGCATCGGCGACCCCTTCGCGCCCAAGGCGCTGAGCATGATCGCGATCGCGCGCCACGAAATCCCGCACGTCTTCGGCGCCGAAACGCTCGCCGAGGCCGAGACGGGGGCGAAGCTGCCGCTGACCCCCGACGGCCGCGAGGACCTGCGCGACCTGCCGATCGTCGCGATCGACCCGATCGACGCGCGCGATCATGACGATGCGGTGTGGGCGGCGCCCGACGAGGATGCGGGCAACAAGGGTGGTTTCAGGGCGATCGTCGCGATCGCCGACGTCAGCTTCTATGTCCGCCCCGACGGCGCGCTCGACCGCGAGGCGCGGCGGCGCGGCAACAGCGTCTATTTCCCCGACCGCGTCGTGCCGATGCTGCCCGAAACCCTCTCGGCGGGGGTGTGTTCGCTGAAGGCCGGCGAGGATCGCGCGGCGATGGCGTGCCATCTGGTCATCGACCGGCACGGCAAGGTGACGTCATGGCGTTTCACGCGCGCGCTGGTGCGACTGCGCGCGAACATCGCCTATGAACATGCGCAGGCGGCGTATGACAAATCCACGTCGCCCCGGCGAAAGCCGGGGCCGCAGGCGGTCGGGCAGGACGCCAGCGATCCCAGCTTGCGCTGGGATGACGATATTATCCCCGCGTTGCAGAATCTCTGGGCTTGCTGGGCGCTGCTCGCGAAGGCGCGCGCCGCGCGTTCGCCGCTCGACCTCGACCTGCCCGAGCGGCAGGTGATCCTCGACGAAGCGGGGGGCATCGCCGAAATCCGCGTCCGCGAGCGGCTCGATTCGATGCGGCTGATCGAGGATTATATGATCGCGGCGAACGTCGCGGCGGCGAAGGCGCTCGAGGCGAAGAAGTCGCCGGTGATGTACCGCATCCACGAGCCGCCGAGCCGCGAGAAGCTCGTCAGCCTCAAGGAATATCTCGAAACCTTCGACCAGAGCTTCGCGCTGGGGCAGGTGATCACGCCCGCGGTGTTCAACCGCCTGATCGACGGCTTTTCGGAGGACGACCGCCTGCCCGAGATCATGCAGGCGATCCTGCGCAGCCAGACGCAGGCCTATTACGGCCCCGCCAATGCGGGGCATTTCGGGCTCGCGCTCGGCAGCTACGCGCATTTCACCTCGCCGATCCGCCGCTACGCCGACCTGATCGTCCACCGCGCGCTCGTCGACGGCTATCGGCTCGAAGTGCCCGGAAAGGCGAAGGATCTTCCCGCGCGCACCGGGCTGGGCGAGGCGGATGCCAAGGGGCTGTCGCGCATCGGCGAGGCGATCAGCGCGCTCGAGCGCCGCGCGATGGAGGCCGAGCGCGAGACGATCGACCGCTATGTCGCGGCGTATCTCGCGAACAAGACCGGCGAGATCGTCGCGGCGCGGATCACCGGGGTGCAGCCCTTCGGCTTCTTCGCGACGGTCGACGGGCTTGGCGGCGACGGGCTGGTCCCGGTGTCGACATTGGGCAACGAGCGCTTCTTCTACGACGAGGCGGCGCGTTCGCTCGACAGCGAGCATGGCCGGGTGAGCTATACCGTCGGCCAGCGGCTCGACCTTCGCCTGATGGAGGCAAATCCGGTGAGCGGCGCGCTGCGCTTCGAGCTTCCCGACGCGCCCGAGGGCGGCTTTCGCAACCGTCCGGTGCGGCGCGACGGGGCAAAGAAGGACAAGGCGGGCAAGCATATGGTCGGCAAGCGCGGCCGGCCCGCGAATATCAAGCACAAGGGCAAGCGGCGCTGA
- the proS gene encoding proline--tRNA ligase: MVKHALSVTRQADFAAWYQDVIAEADLAEESGVRGCMVIKPWGYGIWERIQKVMDAAIKDAGVQNAYFPLFIPLSFFEKEADHVDGFAKEMAVVTHHRLIGDGKGKLVPDPEAKLEEPLIVRPTSETVIGNAMSRWVQSWRDLPLKVNQWANVVRWEMRTRMFLRTSEFLWQEGHTAHADKQDAMAETLRALEMYRAFAEDVLAMPVVAGEKPENERFPGAVATYSIEAMMQDGKALQAGTSHYLGTGFAEAANIRYQDKEGGHSLCHTTSWGTSTRMIGGVIMTHGDDDGLRCPPRIAPHQIVIVPMLRDNDEDVAILDYCRDLEAQLKALDAFREPVRVLLDTSGAKAQTKRWGWVKKGAPVIVEIGPRDVAGGNVAVIRRDRLYQENGKLDTAFVAKDDFVADAVAMLEAIQASLYAEAKARLDANISRDITDLKAHFSGDDKFVGWAEVQWSRPTGAVLDGIVEQLKALKLTMRNTPLDAAPADGACIFTGEPAVERVLVGRTY, encoded by the coding sequence ATGGTCAAACATGCGCTCAGCGTAACCCGTCAGGCCGACTTCGCGGCCTGGTATCAGGATGTCATTGCCGAAGCCGATCTCGCCGAGGAATCGGGCGTGCGCGGCTGCATGGTGATCAAGCCGTGGGGCTATGGCATCTGGGAACGCATCCAGAAGGTGATGGATGCCGCGATCAAGGATGCGGGGGTCCAGAACGCCTATTTCCCGCTCTTCATCCCCTTGAGCTTCTTTGAGAAGGAAGCTGATCATGTTGATGGTTTTGCAAAGGAAATGGCGGTCGTCACCCACCATCGCCTGATCGGGGACGGCAAGGGCAAGCTGGTCCCCGATCCCGAGGCGAAGCTCGAGGAGCCGCTGATCGTCCGCCCGACGTCGGAGACGGTGATCGGCAATGCGATGAGCCGCTGGGTCCAGAGCTGGCGCGACCTGCCGCTCAAGGTCAACCAGTGGGCGAACGTCGTGCGCTGGGAAATGCGCACGCGCATGTTCCTGCGCACGAGCGAATTCCTGTGGCAGGAAGGCCATACTGCGCACGCCGACAAGCAGGATGCGATGGCCGAGACGCTGCGCGCGCTCGAAATGTACCGCGCCTTTGCCGAGGATGTGCTGGCGATGCCCGTCGTCGCCGGAGAAAAGCCCGAGAACGAGCGCTTTCCGGGCGCGGTCGCGACCTATTCGATCGAGGCGATGATGCAGGACGGCAAGGCGCTGCAGGCGGGCACCTCGCATTATCTGGGCACCGGCTTCGCCGAGGCCGCGAATATCCGCTACCAGGACAAGGAGGGCGGCCACAGCCTGTGCCACACGACGAGCTGGGGCACCTCGACGCGCATGATCGGCGGCGTCATCATGACGCATGGCGACGACGATGGCCTCCGCTGTCCGCCGCGCATCGCGCCGCACCAGATCGTGATCGTGCCGATGCTGCGCGACAATGACGAGGATGTCGCGATCCTCGATTATTGCCGCGACCTCGAAGCGCAGTTGAAGGCGCTTGACGCGTTCCGTGAACCGGTGCGCGTGCTGCTCGATACGAGCGGCGCGAAGGCGCAGACCAAGCGCTGGGGCTGGGTCAAGAAGGGCGCTCCGGTGATCGTCGAGATCGGTCCGCGCGACGTCGCGGGCGGCAATGTCGCGGTGATCCGCCGCGACCGGCTGTATCAGGAGAATGGCAAGCTCGACACGGCGTTTGTCGCGAAGGACGATTTCGTCGCGGACGCGGTGGCGATGCTCGAGGCGATTCAGGCCAGTCTCTACGCCGAAGCCAAAGCGCGGCTCGATGCGAACATCAGTCGCGATATCACTGATTTAAAAGCGCATTTTTCGGGCGACGACAAGTTCGTGGGCTGGGCCGAGGTGCAATGGTCGCGCCCGACGGGTGCGGTGCTCGACGGCATCGTCGAGCAGTTGAAGGCGCTCAAGCTGACGATGCGCAACACGCCGCTCGACGCGGCGCCGGCCGACGGCGCCTGTATCTTTACCGGCGAGCCGGCGGTCGAACGGGTTCTGGTGGGGCGCACCTATTGA
- a CDS encoding TonB-dependent receptor, translating into MNKSHLLMGAAAFAVAISASQPVLAQETASADEATATKESDVIVVTGSRIRRDEFTAAEPITVITSDEITQAGFNSATDALQSTAVTQGAGQINNFYGGFVTDGGTGANTLGLRGLGPSRTLILLNGRRLAPGGTRGSVLATDLNVLPTAIVDRIEVLKAGASSIYGSDAVAGVVNIITDQKLRGLQIDAQVNIPEVGAGIDRRVAASFGFESDRLSIIGSLEYRKRDQLSLNDVPWLSCPVGGFLDGEGSEFGSGDAFPIGDPRNCFTLDNGGVTINTLGAPTRQAIGRTSGQVGNFNRFVPAPGVTTGPFPGYLGVGTYDRDTFDPASQEEPLITQAEIYTGFLSGTYKTDILGDAEIYGEFLATRRKSESPLYRQLSLDYVRGSPLLPENLRNGAFLNPNETSGGKIVAARAFIGFGLTDSKQQVDYVRVGGGVRGDFFAPGWRYDAYVGKSWNDGSYEIESFLIDRLAASLDAVANGNGTFSCASQAVNRNCVVAPVLSADVIGGRLPQDFRDWILVNTIGKTKFRETTFAFNVDGPLFALPGGDAQLALGAEYRRQSINDQPDPNSINGNLLGLTAGTPTVGKDNVKEVYGEIFLPILSDTPGFYRLNLTGSARYTDYASYGSDTTYKIAAEWEPIRGVGFRASYGTSYRAPALAEQFLGATSGFLSGSLDPCDDLPVPADQSPNEKIIAQNCASIGLPADFQQTSGITTFTVGGAEAGLEAETSKSWTVGVVLRPVLPESFGQLSLALDYFDTKVSNGVANLTASTIMNRCYSDPNFDPNAGFCRFVTRDSNNALEVIGSYVNLSQDIVKGFEFNGRYSRDLFGGRFTLNANVTKYTEQSSRLFPEEFLTDLNGTVTSPDWVGNFDATYRLDNVTFRYGVDWIDGDREKTYQYFAYDELTGVSDPDLVQAYKDNYYLEVGNYFVHSASIQFNIADKYEFTAGVQNLFDRKPPRITAIGYTTIGNAPLYSGYDYRGRTFFVNGSFKF; encoded by the coding sequence ATGAATAAGTCGCACCTGCTTATGGGTGCTGCTGCTTTTGCAGTAGCTATATCTGCGAGTCAGCCAGTCCTTGCCCAAGAAACTGCTTCGGCGGACGAGGCAACCGCCACCAAAGAATCCGATGTCATCGTCGTCACGGGTTCGCGCATCCGCCGCGACGAATTCACCGCCGCAGAGCCGATCACTGTCATCACGTCGGACGAAATCACTCAGGCTGGCTTCAACAGCGCCACCGATGCCCTGCAGAGCACTGCGGTCACACAAGGCGCCGGCCAGATCAACAACTTCTACGGCGGCTTCGTCACCGACGGTGGCACCGGCGCCAACACGCTGGGCCTGCGCGGCCTCGGCCCGAGCCGTACGCTCATCCTGCTCAACGGCCGTCGCCTCGCGCCGGGCGGCACGCGCGGTTCGGTGCTCGCCACCGACCTTAACGTCCTGCCGACCGCGATCGTCGATCGCATCGAAGTTCTGAAAGCCGGCGCTTCGTCGATCTACGGCTCGGACGCCGTCGCGGGCGTCGTGAACATCATCACCGACCAGAAGCTGCGCGGGCTGCAGATCGACGCTCAGGTCAACATTCCGGAAGTCGGCGCGGGCATCGACCGGCGCGTTGCCGCGAGCTTCGGTTTTGAAAGCGACCGTCTCAGCATCATCGGCTCGCTCGAATACCGCAAGCGCGATCAGCTGTCGCTCAACGACGTGCCGTGGCTCAGCTGCCCGGTCGGCGGCTTCCTCGACGGCGAAGGTTCGGAATTCGGATCGGGGGACGCTTTCCCCATCGGCGACCCGCGCAACTGCTTCACGCTCGACAACGGCGGTGTAACAATCAACACGCTCGGTGCACCGACGCGTCAGGCTATCGGTCGCACCAGCGGCCAGGTTGGCAATTTCAACCGCTTTGTTCCGGCCCCTGGCGTTACCACCGGTCCGTTCCCCGGCTATCTGGGCGTCGGCACTTATGACCGCGACACCTTCGACCCCGCGTCGCAGGAAGAGCCGCTGATCACCCAGGCCGAAATCTATACGGGCTTCCTGTCGGGGACGTACAAGACCGACATTCTCGGCGATGCCGAAATCTACGGTGAATTCCTCGCCACCCGCCGCAAGTCGGAGTCGCCGCTGTATCGCCAGCTTTCGCTGGACTACGTCCGCGGAAGCCCGCTGCTCCCCGAAAACCTTCGCAACGGCGCCTTCCTGAACCCGAACGAAACCTCGGGCGGCAAGATCGTCGCGGCCCGCGCGTTTATCGGCTTCGGTTTGACCGATTCGAAGCAGCAGGTTGACTATGTTCGTGTTGGCGGCGGGGTCCGCGGCGACTTCTTCGCTCCGGGCTGGCGCTACGACGCCTATGTCGGCAAGTCGTGGAACGATGGCTCGTACGAGATCGAATCCTTCCTGATCGATCGCCTCGCGGCTTCGCTCGACGCCGTTGCAAACGGCAATGGCACCTTCAGCTGCGCCTCGCAGGCGGTCAATCGGAACTGCGTCGTCGCTCCTGTGCTGTCGGCGGACGTCATCGGCGGCCGTCTTCCGCAGGATTTCCGCGACTGGATTCTCGTCAATACGATCGGCAAGACCAAGTTCCGCGAAACGACCTTCGCGTTCAACGTCGATGGTCCGCTGTTCGCGTTGCCGGGCGGAGATGCGCAGCTCGCGCTGGGCGCGGAATATCGCCGCCAGAGCATCAACGACCAGCCCGATCCCAACTCGATCAACGGCAACCTGCTTGGCCTGACCGCGGGCACGCCCACGGTCGGCAAGGATAATGTCAAGGAAGTCTACGGCGAAATCTTCCTGCCGATCCTGTCGGACACCCCGGGCTTCTACCGCCTCAATCTGACGGGTTCGGCGCGCTACACCGACTATGCTTCCTACGGTTCGGACACGACCTACAAGATCGCGGCCGAATGGGAACCGATCCGCGGTGTTGGCTTCCGTGCAAGCTACGGCACATCGTACCGCGCTCCGGCACTTGCCGAGCAGTTCCTCGGCGCCACCAGCGGCTTCCTGAGCGGCTCGCTCGATCCCTGCGACGACCTGCCGGTTCCGGCTGATCAGTCGCCGAACGAGAAGATCATCGCGCAGAATTGCGCGTCGATCGGCCTGCCGGCGGACTTCCAGCAGACCAGCGGCATCACGACCTTCACGGTCGGCGGTGCGGAAGCCGGCCTTGAGGCTGAAACCTCGAAGAGCTGGACGGTCGGGGTTGTCCTGCGCCCGGTTCTGCCTGAATCGTTCGGCCAGCTCTCGCTCGCGCTCGACTATTTCGACACGAAAGTCAGCAACGGCGTGGCGAACCTGACGGCCTCGACGATCATGAACCGTTGCTATTCGGACCCGAATTTCGATCCGAATGCCGGCTTCTGTCGCTTCGTAACGCGCGATTCCAACAACGCGCTTGAAGTGATCGGCAGCTACGTCAACCTGTCGCAAGACATCGTGAAGGGTTTCGAGTTCAACGGCCGTTACTCGCGTGACCTCTTCGGCGGACGCTTCACGCTGAACGCCAACGTCACGAAGTACACCGAACAGTCGAGCCGCCTCTTCCCTGAGGAGTTCCTGACCGACCTGAACGGTACCGTCACCAGCCCCGACTGGGTTGGTAACTTCGACGCGACTTACCGCCTCGACAACGTGACCTTCCGCTATGGCGTCGACTGGATCGATGGCGACCGTGAAAAGACCTACCAGTACTTCGCATATGACGAACTGACCGGTGTTTCCGATCCGGATTTGGTCCAGGCTTACAAGGACAACTACTATCTTGAGGTCGGGAATTATTTCGTCCATTCGGCATCGATCCAGTTCAACATTGCCGACAAGTATGAGTTCACGGCGGGTGTCCAGAACCTCTTCGACCGCAAGCCGCCGCGGATCACCGCGATTGGCTACACGACGATCGGCAACGCGCCGCTCTATTCGGGGTATGATTACCGCGGCCGTACGTTCTTTGTGAACGGCTCGTTCAAGTTCTAA
- a CDS encoding helix-turn-helix transcriptional regulator, which produces MMHVAPLGEQLREWRTRRRMSQMDLALDSEISTRHLSFIETGRSKPSAAMLQRIADCLDVPHRARNALLLAAGYAPDYRERPLDSAEMAGMKAIVEHILRGHEPYPALAVDRHWNMVAANDAIAILIEQVSPALLAPPVNALRIALHPEGLAPQIANYGLWRAHILHRLDLQIEASADAGLIALRDEIAAYPGPANDNDGAVSSIAVPLVLDTIAGRISFVSTVTIFGTPVDITLSELAIEAFFPADAESAALLARLAGLAGK; this is translated from the coding sequence ATGATGCACGTCGCACCACTGGGCGAACAATTGCGCGAATGGCGCACGCGCCGCCGGATGAGCCAGATGGACCTCGCGCTCGACAGCGAGATTTCGACCCGCCATTTGAGCTTCATCGAGACCGGCCGCTCGAAACCGAGCGCGGCGATGCTCCAGCGGATCGCCGACTGCCTCGACGTTCCGCACCGCGCGCGCAACGCGCTGCTGCTCGCCGCCGGCTACGCCCCCGACTATCGTGAACGGCCGCTCGACAGCGCCGAAATGGCGGGAATGAAGGCGATCGTCGAACATATACTCCGCGGGCACGAACCCTATCCGGCACTCGCGGTCGACCGCCACTGGAACATGGTCGCGGCGAACGACGCGATCGCGATCCTGATCGAACAGGTGTCGCCTGCCCTGCTGGCGCCGCCCGTCAATGCGCTGCGCATCGCGCTTCACCCCGAAGGGCTCGCGCCGCAGATCGCCAATTACGGCCTCTGGCGCGCGCATATCCTCCACCGGCTCGACCTCCAGATCGAGGCGAGCGCCGACGCCGGACTCATCGCGCTGCGCGACGAGATCGCCGCCTACCCGGGGCCCGCGAACGACAATGACGGCGCGGTGAGCAGCATCGCGGTGCCGCTCGTGCTCGACACGATCGCCGGGCGGATTTCCTTCGTGTCGACGGTGACGATCTTCGGCACCCCGGTCGACATCACGCTGTCGGAACTGGCGATCGAAGCCTTTTTCCCGGCGGATGCGGAGAGCGCGGCTTTGCTGGCGAGGCTGGCGGGGCTGGCGGGGAAGTAA
- a CDS encoding GxxExxY protein, which translates to MDIEQLCSIVVDAGFKLHKDIGPGLLESAYEIMLAAKLEATGLKVDRKMPIDLLYDGVVISSAFRPDLLVEDRLIIELKSTEATLPVHAKQVVTYLRLMGLTHGFVMNFGTPTCKDGVRRLLNDPSLFVSSRLRANKFGDTR; encoded by the coding sequence ATGGACATTGAACAGCTCTGCTCCATCGTGGTCGATGCGGGTTTCAAGCTTCACAAGGACATAGGCCCCGGATTGCTGGAATCTGCCTATGAAATCATGCTCGCCGCGAAGCTTGAGGCGACGGGTTTGAAAGTCGATCGGAAAATGCCGATCGATCTTCTTTATGACGGCGTGGTGATATCGAGCGCCTTTCGCCCCGATCTGCTCGTTGAAGATCGCCTCATCATCGAACTGAAATCGACCGAGGCAACGCTGCCTGTTCACGCGAAGCAGGTTGTGACCTATTTGCGTTTGATGGGCTTGACCCACGGATTTGTTATGAACTTCGGAACTCCCACCTGCAAAGACGGCGTCCGGCGGCTGCTGAATGACCCGAGCCTCTTCGTGTCTTCGCGTCTTCGTGCGAACAAATTTGGCGACACCCGATGA
- the phaR gene encoding polyhydroxyalkanoate synthesis repressor PhaR: MAKPKAPADDGVVTIKKYANRRLYDTERSCYITLEDLGAMVREGREFRVVDAKSGDDITHNVLTQIIMDTETRGETLLPVPFLRQLIGLYGDKMQAMVPQYLEASMASFRKNQQDVRAAFEGALGANPLAELTRRNLEMFQQAAGAFMPGVGTGKAKDAEIAALKAEVAELKAELARKK, translated from the coding sequence ATGGCCAAGCCCAAGGCGCCGGCCGACGACGGCGTCGTCACGATTAAGAAATATGCGAACCGGCGGCTCTACGACACCGAGCGCAGCTGCTACATCACGCTCGAGGATCTGGGCGCGATGGTGCGCGAGGGGCGGGAGTTTCGGGTTGTTGATGCCAAGAGCGGTGACGACATTACACACAATGTGCTGACGCAGATCATCATGGACACCGAGACGCGCGGCGAGACGCTGCTGCCCGTGCCCTTCCTGCGCCAGCTGATCGGGCTCTACGGCGACAAGATGCAGGCGATGGTGCCGCAATATCTGGAAGCGTCGATGGCGAGTTTCCGCAAGAACCAGCAGGACGTGCGCGCCGCGTTCGAGGGCGCGCTGGGAGCGAACCCGCTCGCCGAACTGACGCGCCGCAACCTCGAGATGTTCCAGCAGGCGGCGGGCGCCTTCATGCCAGGCGTCGGCACCGGCAAGGCCAAGGACGCCGAGATCGCCGCGCTCAAGGCCGAAGTGGCCGAACTCAAGGCCGAACTCGCCAGGAAGAAATAG